A window of Paenibacillus sp. 19GGS1-52 contains these coding sequences:
- a CDS encoding diguanylate cyclase, protein MIKRLGLIMLISTFLATGCSLQIGESAIPVQSRPGVLDVRGGEKENQLLELRGFYELYWNQLLAPDDFIASIPRMTGFMEMPNNWNNFVLQGEHLPRKGYATFRINLRVDQTGEIRGLLIPVMYSNYKVWVDDRLVAVSGTVGTDPKSSVPQKITKEVYFQPRSERVQILIQISNYDNYSGGMWEPIRYGSAAEIGASHDRKTAFTAILLGLVVMAGVYHIGLGLLRRKDTSFLYFGAFCLIVALRSLMVDEIFLTKMFPEFPWRLALRMEYICLYIGVPLIATFFRKLFPAEVPAVFIKFIMAVSAFYIIFTVLTPADIYFRILMYYQILTVLATIYALYAIICAAVHNREGALYALVGYIIFTVAILFDIFGSMFGVAELSSNVVGVAAFTCSFSLVLSKKLSLAFNKTELLAEELVGVNDSLDIKVRERTMELADSNRKLKELNLQLREWSVVDGLTGVYNRRFFEQHLTEQFDRCIAEGLSLAILLIDIDFFKRYNDTYGHLQGDECLRAVAQVLRSSLEQRDNEAILTRYGGEEFAIVLPGYVFTRVMETAEAMCEKIRQLHLPHFGSEVSEEVTISAGAAWMVPSPEDNARALVEAADTQLYKAKTSGRNQAAGAVCS, encoded by the coding sequence ATTCTATGAATTATATTGGAATCAGCTTCTTGCACCTGATGATTTTATAGCATCTATACCGCGGATGACAGGATTTATGGAGATGCCGAACAATTGGAATAATTTTGTCTTGCAAGGGGAGCACCTTCCCAGAAAGGGGTATGCTACCTTCAGGATCAATCTAAGGGTAGACCAGACTGGAGAGATAAGAGGACTACTTATTCCGGTCATGTATTCGAATTATAAGGTATGGGTGGATGACCGCCTGGTCGCGGTCAGCGGCACAGTTGGAACAGATCCCAAGAGCAGTGTCCCACAGAAGATAACCAAGGAGGTCTATTTTCAACCGAGGTCGGAGCGGGTGCAGATTCTTATTCAGATATCCAATTATGACAACTATTCCGGTGGTATGTGGGAGCCAATCCGCTATGGGTCGGCAGCTGAAATCGGGGCTAGCCATGACCGGAAGACCGCGTTTACTGCCATTCTGTTGGGTCTCGTCGTGATGGCGGGTGTTTATCATATTGGACTTGGTCTTCTCCGGCGAAAGGATACTTCCTTTCTGTATTTTGGCGCTTTTTGCCTGATTGTGGCTCTGCGCAGTCTTATGGTAGATGAGATATTCCTAACTAAAATGTTCCCGGAGTTCCCATGGCGGCTGGCCTTAAGGATGGAATATATCTGTTTATATATCGGGGTTCCTTTGATTGCGACGTTCTTCCGCAAGTTGTTTCCCGCTGAAGTTCCAGCGGTGTTCATCAAATTCATCATGGCTGTATCGGCATTTTACATAATTTTTACTGTATTAACTCCGGCAGACATCTATTTCCGGATATTGATGTATTATCAGATCCTTACGGTGTTAGCCACAATCTACGCTCTATACGCCATAATATGTGCAGCTGTTCACAATCGGGAAGGGGCATTATATGCTCTGGTGGGTTACATTATATTCACTGTGGCGATATTATTCGATATATTTGGTTCAATGTTTGGTGTAGCGGAGCTTAGCTCCAATGTCGTGGGAGTTGCAGCTTTCACATGTTCCTTCTCGCTAGTTCTATCCAAGAAGCTTTCCCTCGCGTTCAACAAGACAGAACTGCTCGCGGAGGAGTTGGTTGGGGTGAATGACAGCCTGGATATAAAGGTCCGGGAACGAACAATGGAACTAGCCGACAGCAACAGAAAATTGAAAGAGCTTAATCTTCAACTGAGAGAGTGGTCTGTTGTAGACGGCCTAACTGGCGTGTATAACCGGAGATTCTTCGAACAACACCTCACAGAGCAGTTCGATAGATGCATTGCTGAGGGCTTATCGCTGGCTATTCTACTTATCGATATAGACTTCTTCAAGAGATACAATGATACCTACGGACATCTGCAAGGTGACGAGTGCCTCCGAGCAGTAGCTCAAGTCTTGAGATCCTCGCTGGAACAAAGGGACAATGAGGCAATCTTGACCCGTTATGGGGGCGAAGAATTTGCGATTGTTCTGCCTGGATATGTATTCACCAGGGTAATGGAGACTGCCGAGGCCATGTGCGAGAAGATCAGGCAATTGCATCTTCCGCACTTTGGATCAGAGGTGTCAGAAGAGGTAACCATTAGTGCGGGCGCAGCCTGGATGGTTCCTTCCCCGGAAGACAATGCGCGTGCTCTGGTGGAAGCAGCGGATACACAGCTGTACAAGGCAAAGACGAGCGGCCGGAACCAGGCAGCAGGAGCGGTCTGCTCTTAG